ACCACCTAACGATTGTGAATGATGGTGGTCAAAACGCACTCGCGCTCGCTTTTGAAAATGGCCACCCAGATTTGGCAAAATCCTTGCTGAAAAGAATGAATATCGCACAAATACAGTGTCGCAATCCGCAAGGTCAAACACCCCTTCAGGTTGCGGTTTCTAAAAGGATGTATGACGTGGCTTTGTACCTGGCGACTTTGCCGGCTATCAAAGATGTTTTATTCATGCGGGAGAATCGGTCGAAACGTGTTTTGCCAAAAAAAGAGTTCGTGCATCGTCTATCGGAAGAGAATCTAGCCCGGATTTATGCGGACCATCCCACCCTTTCAGCCTTTGTTTCAAAGTATTGCGCTTTTTTGAGCCATCAAGAAGCCATGAATTTAGGCATCGTTTTCGGAAATGTCGAAAGGCGGGAAACTAACATCGCCGGGCTTCCTAAAGATCCACAAGAACGCAAAGTTATGTACGATGCCATGCGGACAAACTTGGAGCATGTGGCCTTAAAGCTTGCTGATAAGAGCATTCCTGTGGAAACCAAGAAATCCGCTTTGGTAGAGTTGGTCGAAAGCGCCGATAAATGCATTACCCCTCAGTTCCAAGGCGCTTCTATCGCACGGCGATTGTTGTCAGATAACATGCCGAGCACTGAACGCGATTTATTGCCAGAAAGCCAGCTCGAAGATATTTTATACCGCTTGCGTGCTGAAATCGTCGATAAAATTGTCATGGCAAGGGCAAAACTTAAAAATAACAGTGTCCATGTTTACAACGGTGTTATCGCAGCAATTGGAAAGGAAGCAGGTGTTTTGGACGCTACCGCTTCATACCAAGCCGACCCAAGCTTCAGCATGAGTCAAGCGGCATTGATCGAGGAGTTCTCAAACGAGTACACGACGCAGCGTATGATTCAAGCCGTGATTCAGGCCGTCGCTACCAAGCAAATTTCCCCTTCGACCATTTCCGAACTGATATCTAAGTATCTGTTAGCCGGCGTTGCTGAAAGTGACTTTGAGACTCTTTCGGAGCAACTGTTTGTCGGCCCTGATTATGCTTTGTCAGACATAGCCATACCTTATCTATTGCTGAGCATGGACTTGCTGGAGCCAGCGGACCCTGCCACCGACCCTTTGGTCACTGGGGGCAAGCTGGGCCTAACCAAGGCAAATCCGCCCGCACTGATGAGACACTTGGCGAGTCAAAAACAAGCCTTATTGAAAGACAAATTGGTCGAACAAGCAAACTTGGCCGAGGCGCCTTACTCGGAGCCATTGGCTCTGGCCATGAATGACCTGCAAGAGGAGATTGAAGTTTTGCTCAAATGGGCCTCAGTGCCTGAAGGCACCTTGCCCAGGGCGCGAGAACTTAACGAAGATGACATTCGCAGAGCTGGGGAAATCCTAGCCAACACGGGCCTACCCAGAGAGCACGGCGATCCACAGTTCAACACGGCCGTCCAAGCGCTCACGGCAAGCGGAAAATGGACCCTGGCGCAGTCAACCCTACTGATTGAAGAAATATTTTTTCTCAGCCCTTAATAAGCACTTGCACTTCGAACTCGCGAGACAAAAGGGCGTGCTTTTTCTTTAATGGCGTTTTTTTGGTCCAGCTCCGCTTGTTCGCGCGCTTCGATTCTCGCAATTAGCAGATCGTGCGATTGTTGTAATGCTAAAATAGGTCGTAAGTGCTT
This sequence is a window from Myxococcota bacterium. Protein-coding genes within it:
- a CDS encoding ankyrin repeat domain-containing protein — protein: MRTSPTSVFSPRSLSLPNVPEIESPVRVDRRDSFQRSPLPVPRTAPPDISKLEDIEKYYSIKGGLKKSDIDDINKSLKAKQYFSFFDTDLQNALAKSRKFLKEMMAGERDLKNFPTLFSEVDLNTLGTPALVAAIKRNLTNGVRKLLDKMSPEQIEAGRVEGRPLLLWALTRPTNTFAKLLVTRMNNFDGTGILDHLHSRADFDVISEILKRPAGLKSVFTWRDARGNSLLIEAVKRGNTELARLILNTPGLPEDHAGHLNAANESALCLALRYHYTELAKLLMAKMTWSQIVSKNRAGVGALDFVRTAQDLEFYWEQIQLRGITVVAHSMFECRDLKGNSLLMLAAKMGHGPLADTILALPQLTPDHLTIVNDGGQNALALAFENGHPDLAKSLLKRMNIAQIQCRNPQGQTPLQVAVSKRMYDVALYLATLPAIKDVLFMRENRSKRVLPKKEFVHRLSEENLARIYADHPTLSAFVSKYCAFLSHQEAMNLGIVFGNVERRETNIAGLPKDPQERKVMYDAMRTNLEHVALKLADKSIPVETKKSALVELVESADKCITPQFQGASIARRLLSDNMPSTERDLLPESQLEDILYRLRAEIVDKIVMARAKLKNNSVHVYNGVIAAIGKEAGVLDATASYQADPSFSMSQAALIEEFSNEYTTQRMIQAVIQAVATKQISPSTISELISKYLLAGVAESDFETLSEQLFVGPDYALSDIAIPYLLLSMDLLEPADPATDPLVTGGKLGLTKANPPALMRHLASQKQALLKDKLVEQANLAEAPYSEPLALAMNDLQEEIEVLLKWASVPEGTLPRARELNEDDIRRAGEILANTGLPREHGDPQFNTAVQALTASGKWTLAQSTLLIEEIFFLSP